cacacactcgcagtGGGAACCTTGAAAAATGTTCATGTGGAATAATCATTATCATGTGGCATAATGTTAGGAATTTTAGCTGATAATGCTAGGATTTATCTGTGCTTGagggacatttaaaataaatatatatatatatatatgcttatttgctttcttgccaaagGTTGGATTAAGAAGGGGTATCGATCCAATACcatttcatgggacctttaaggggTTAAATGAAGGTTTCAGTGcattgtgcgtgcgtgtgcatacTTCTGTGTCATTGTTGAGGTTCCACAGGTCCAGACGTCCAGCTAGGTCCACACAAGCAAACAGAGCAGGGTGTGTTGGAGACCACATGGCATCATACACGTAGTCACAACTGTCCTCAAACGAGTACAACGGACGGGTACTCTATATGGAAgaacaggaagaagaacagAGGGAATATAAATAACGTGACTAATGGTACGTCTTATAGCTTTACAGCTTGTGAATGTCTCACCTTAGTGCTCCAGAGTTTGACTGTCCAGTCAAAAGAGGCTGAGATGAAGAGATGCGAGAAGTCAACGGGTCCTCCGGCACTGTGACAGCTCAGCCCGGTAACAGGGCCGTGGTGGCCCTCAAACACCTCAGTGATACCCGCtttactgtaacacacacacacacacaaacacatcaacataACTGTAAGGCGTAACATAACCCCCACCGTTCCTTTGCCACAAGCCTTTTTCTCTTACTCCCTTTTTTGTAGGAttcaattgaaaatgtattgtgttaattgttaaaaacaatatatacaaattTCCATGGTGAGATTTGTGAAGAAAgcaagaggggggggggggggatgttttttgttcatccaacaaaacaaaacatgcaagactTAAATCCCCCTTGCAATACCATGGACACAGTGCCAGGCACACCCAACACTTCAATATTCAGTGGAAAACACAGCGCTTTCAAGCCGGAGAGCGGAGTTTACtttgcagcaaaaacaaaatactttcctCCAGGAATTGTTGTTCATTACTCGGGAATGTCTTGACTATCATTGCCGCATGatgctcactttttctggctaaactccacTACCATGGCTACTGAAAGGACCGTCCTCAGGCGGTGCTTGTAGCCGGCTCCCAGTCATCTATTGGAGCTCTTTAGCGGCTAAATACCACCAGCAACTGCTCCTCGGAATTTATCCTTCTATGGCACTATAGACTGTGATTTACTTAGtgtaaaatacttttattgCAGGTATGTAATGGTCTATTAGTGAAAACGATTATCACTTTAAGGGCAAATAGCACCCTGCAAATATCTATAAAAAGTGTACAATGTATGATACtgaaaaagactgaaaaagttcaataacaaatcaataaaaaaaataactgtggGGAATGTGTTCTAATATTTACTTTCTTTGCTATTTTGTAAACCCAACAAGTCAGTTGGTGCCAATGAGGACAGAGGACAAAGACCACTCACCTCCCATGGCGGCAGGCCGTGTAGACCGAGCCGTCCTCGCTCCCCACCACAAAGTTGTTCACGTCGCCCAGAGGGAAGGCCATGGAGGTGACGGCCACCGCTTTGCTCTGTTTGAACACCAGCTCCAGACTGTCCTGCAGGGATAATCAACACGCAGACTCAGACTCCGCGTCTCATATTTATTAGGACAGCGTGTCTCTACGTCATCCATTCAAGTTTGATGTACCTGTGGCTGGGAGAGCATGTCCAGGCTCCAGGAGCACATTTTGCCGTCGGTGGAAATGCTGATCAGGTTGTTAGCATTTTGGGTTCCGACCACGTTGACGCAGTAGACTGGGTGCTGAACACAGCAGAGCAGTTAGGAGTTAGACAACATACATTTACCAGGAAAGGTCAGCCAgatgcaaagacaaaaaactatCACAAAAAGTACACATATTAGAAGAACTTTGTTTGTGAGACGTTATGGTTGGGTGCCGTTttcttttggggacgtcatttgaatttgggaaaaaaattgaagttagAATAAAAGattatatattgcaatatatcgcagaatatagcaatatgtttaaaatcgcaataatattgcatcgtggcataagtatcgtgatgatatcgtattgggaggcgtctggtgagtCCCACCCTGGTGGACATACAGGTGTGTGAGCTCCAGTGCCTTACTGTGTGTGCAGCTGCAGACAGGGGAGTTCTCTGGACAGGGGTGCGCTTGTTGCTCCTGTTGTCCCATAAGACAATCTGTCCGGAGTACGTCCCACCCACTACCAGGTTGGGGTGGAACTTTGCAAAGCCGGCTGACATCACCTCTGACTGGAGGAAGcaaataatgcatttaaatatCTCCACTTCTGCCTAAGCATTTAGCTGTATtaatcttaaaacaagataTCTTGTGATGTGAACTCTCTTTAAGATAATGTCTTTATGCCAGGGGTTTGTAGCACAATTGCATGTGAATTCTTTCCTTACCTGGCAGTGGAAGATGTACTCAGGTGTGGCCTTCTTGTACTTCAGGTTCCAGACCAGAGCCACTCCATCCGGCTCATGGGGGGCGTCCTCGTTGTTGTTATATGAAGCCACCAGCAGCTCTGGATACTGAGAGGAACATAGCAGCAGACAATAGAAGAAGCAGTGAAGCAACGAAAGAATCCTTTAAAGTTGAATGTATGCTTCTGCATTAAATCGAGGCCGTAGGTACGTGGAGATAAGGACCCCATGCTGGACCCTACTCTGTAGCCTGACGCACCTCTCAAAAACACGTCACGGCGCAGACCACAACAGCTGTGATTAGTCCGcttggccgtggcttggtagcgttgcatttccttCTACTTATAAGGTTTGTGAGGTCACTTACGTGGGCTACTGTGAAAGCTCTGTGTGGTACCTCTGGAAGATCTGCTTTATCATATGCACAAATATCTTGagtcaaatgtattgttttggggagaaaatTGTGTGTAGAAAGCCGTAGAGAAGCCAAGGCAGAATACAATAACATCCATTATGGCTCTTCAAGGTCAAGtttgcttttaatatttttatgtagATAAATagcataataaaaaaacaaagtattgcCAAATTTTCAATATCCTGCCTACAACTCCTTTGGCtggacaacaaaataagtttaatgttatttttctccGGCGAGTTAGGGTCTTTCGGCTTTTGGCTTTGCAGCATACATCCCACTAAGAGCCACAAATGGATCGGCAGAGTGCTTTCAGACAGTCCGTTCTCACTGAACCACTACCGAGGGTGCGGTTTGGGACGTTGTAATAGGATGAATTTCTCTGTAGGGATcagtaacaaacaaaaacccacctGAGGTGACCAGTCCAGACAGGTAACCACTCTGTTTTTAGTCCAGCGCTCATCTGCAAACTGTCTGTTGAGAACCAGCTTTGCACCTGCCTGCAAATCCCTGTGAGGGACCAAAACAGAAGACAGATCGATTAGCTAACCATCCATGTGTTATTTTAACTTTGACCTCCATTATTAACAATTTCTTCTCTTATGTGCCCCACCCCTCCTTATCCTCTAGATCTCTGCCGCTGTAGTCGAAGCAGACGTCCACATGCTCAGCCAGAGCTCTCTCCACAATTCTGCTGCCTCGCTCGAAAAACGACAGGAATTCCTCAGAGTGCAGGACTTGCagcttctcttcttctgtcagCTCTTTGGGAGTGTCTATACACAGAGAATTCAATATGGAGAAATGATATTGCGTACTGGTAACATTGTGCTGGATAGACAGAAATATGCAAAAAACAATCCGTACTGGTAAATTGAGACTATTATTTCCCATGAATCTCTTACAGCCCAGTGGTTCCTGGGATCTGTGGCATTAACAGCCAGCTCACAGAGAGGTTACATGTTACACACTTCTGTCCTCaccctcctcctgctcttcaCCGTGTTCATCTTTCTCATCCTGGGTATCCTCTGCTGTTGGGGGAGCAGTTGTatcctcatcctcttcctcatcttgaagacacacacacacacacacacacattagtttATTATTCTATTTATAATAAGCCATGGCAAAAGATTTGGAAAACACCTAtccgtgtttgtttgtgtaccTGCTTTTTGATCGGTGTGTGTCAGTGCCTCCGTAGTgggtgtctgtgtttctttggaGTAGGACACCATTTCCTTTGGGACAAAGTCCACCTGGGTCACTTTGGACATTCCCAGCCTCACTGCTCCACGTCTACACATACAAACGCACACAATGGTGGAAATAAGCACACACTTACAAAGGTTTGCAATACAAAGCAGAACAGGACgcaacatttacacatttacatgtagagaCATAAACAATGATATACAGACATAATATTAACACATTTAGACAACTCTAAGATGAAACCACACAAACTGAATAAGGTTGGCAGACAAgctaaaggagagaggaggagcagTACCCCATCAGCTCAGAGTCGGAGTGGAGTTGCAGAGTAGAGGGGTCAGGATCCCAATGCAATGTCCTAATACAGCCAAACCACCAGATGGTGTTAGTTAGAGAAAgacaggacagacagaaagaaagaaaagggaaaagagaaaccaaacacaaaagACAGGCAAAAGCCAATCAAGGgatgggacagagagagaagaacgGAGTGTGTGTTAATTGAGAAACGTCAGCGTGCCGGTAAAAAGGCAAAAGAGGAGACAGGTCAGAATTCATCAAGTATATTTACCATGGTAACAGACACACTGGGCATGCAGGTACAAACCACaattacattaataaatgaCCTAAAATGAACAATTATTATCTCCGGACGCACGCTcgaacgcacgcacacacacacacacaccttggtcCTGCGTTTCCGTCCCCAGAATCTTGGCTTCCTGCATCGCTGCCCACTGATTTGTTGGAGGGAGACATGGGGGCGGGGACTAGGTAGTGAAACAGACACGTATCTTCTGTTACTACCCTCAGGGGCTGAGCTGTAAGTGCATGTTTGTAGGTGTGTGAGTCAAcaggtgagtgagtgagtgagtgagtgagtgagtgagggagggagggagggagggagggagggagggagggaatgaaagaaggagggaaggagtGTGTGAATGAGTTTGCATGCAGTAAGGAGGACAAAATAACAGACaaaggggagagaagagagaatgaaaataaatggcagGCAGGTTTTAGGTGgcatgcacaaacaacagttaACAACATGTAAAATGTTGAGATATTGTGAGATATTGTGAGATATTGTGAGAGGTGGGCATAACTGGCAGTGACAGACACCAACTAGTCCAACGAGTTAGAGGAGCCTTTTATAAACACTGCTAATTGCATCAggcaaacaacaagaaaattatGGGAGATAAGTCAGCGTGAAagctaaaaaaagaagcatgCAGGCATTGTGTGTTTACCGTGGGCTATGTCAGGGGTTATGCCGACACTCTGCAGCATCATCTctgcctccctcctcttcctctctagGTCAGAGTCTTCATGACCAGCTGAGGACCCCGCCTCAGCGCCACGCTTCGAGTCTCCCTACAGAGTACAGAACAAGCTAAAGACAGAGCAGCAGCCCAGCAGGTTCTTCGgtgataaatgaaatgaagtTATTGCTTCCACCGCTTAcatccttctttttcttctcctcttcttttctcttcttctcctctcgaATCTGGGCGATCCGTTGCTTCTTCCTCTCCAGTTCAGCCTTCAGCTCACTCTTGTCAGACATActgcaggaggaagagaagacatACTTCTTGACATGCTTCACTTATAACACACCCAGACCAGAAACCTCACTAAATATCTCAATGTAAATACAAGGCTTACAGGGCGTTTGTAAGGCTGCAACTGACAAATATGTTCATTACTTTAATCTGAATCTTTTCccattgattaattgtttagtcCAGGGATCTCCAaaagggggtcctcagagtcagtGCAGGGGGGCCTCCACATTATTGATAATTTGGaaaagttttttcaaaaattaaaaagtcttaaaatgcatccaaaatattattagcaaatataaatccccactgcttactggcctatgGGTAAGTTTGAgtagtcactaaggccatccacagatacactcttaaggattcactgtattatttaacattaaaagatgattcataaaatcaaaacaattattaggcaattttaattttattctatgcaaaaaaatacCAGAATTAGCCCTGGGCCTATTATACTGGGAACATGTGAACACCAGCCAGCTGATGATAACAATGTTCTCTTTATATGATTTCTCCATAATGACACGCCTAACGGGCAATGATTATTCAAAAGCTATTAGGCTGGGTCATTTTATAATGAATCCCTCAGttgtatttacaaataaatattctAATAGTTTATTAGACTCTTACTCCTACTAAGTTACATATATTTAAAGTCAGAGCAAGCAGCGCTTTAAATGATGGTGTAGTCAtgtcaggacacacacacacacgctacatTCTTTAAATTACTGTGAAAGCTTTATTCTATTTGTGAAATGCAACATAAGGGAGAGTTTAATGCTTATTTTTCATCAAGATCACATTGGGACACATTATACTAGAGAGATTTGTGAACCCATTATAGTGATCTTGATGTGGGGGGGAGAAAAGCAGTCACATCACATCTCCctttttgcattttcacaaaCAGAATAGCTAAAGCTTTCACAAATCTCGCAGTGGGTTTCAGGCAGCTTAAATGCTATAGCTAGCTACCTAAATAGTGTTGAGAAGCTTTCACAAAAGTGAAAAGGTGCAAAAAATAGCGGGCCAGTCGCTCCTTAATGTTTCCCTTAACTTTCCTCTTAACCTTAACTGTCCAATAGGGAAGCTAACTACAGTGTTGTTACAAACTGGTCATAATTATGTGCTAAAGCTAATCCTGTTAGCTATGTTGTAACCTAACTAGTGTTCAGAACAGATGGACAACCGAGACGCTCCAACCGCTGTCATACTAACCgcagttaaaaataaactaaactagcTATTCTTCGTCATAAATCGCTCATTTAGTGAACGCTTCACGTTATAAAGGCTCTGGGTCAATTATTTGTCCAACATTTGTATATTCTAGCTAATTAACGGCTACACTCTCAGTGTCAGAACCGAGAGCTAACGTTACCGTCGCtacgttagcatgctaacggtAATCTCCATGGCACCCGGCGGGCCTACTGTCACAATAAGCGACTAACGGTAGCGCCGCAAACCGACGCCCGAGCCTTTCTGCTTTATTGTCCGTTGACTGGCACGTACAAAAGCAACACAGTTATTGAGGCATTGTAAAATACCTGATATCAGATGTTAGTTTTCGGGAGACAGATTAGGATATAATCCGGTTTTGTATGCGTTAGGTCTGAAGAGAAGGGATGATGGTGGAGATTGATGATGCTGGAAGAAGTGAAGtaatcatagacagttaaagtaAGAGTGAAGAAGAGAGGCAGTAGTCTAGTCCAACGCGAAGAAGAACAACCGTTGAAGAAGAGTCCCCCTACTGGCAGGAGGAGTTAGCTACACTCTCCTGGAGAATTCCTTTATACTTAGAGTTGTGTTTATCTATTAAACAACCGTcatgaaaaaagtatttaaatccTTTATTTAAGTCCAATTGATTATTCTACCAAAATATGCCATTACAcataaagtcctgcattgaaagtTGAACGTAAAAGTAGGCTTACAGgaggcagtagctcagtccgtcgGGTGTTGGGTTGGGAGGGTGGGATAAGTCCACATACATGTCAAAAtatgagcaaggcaccaaacccctaACTGCCTTTCCacgggcagcccccccccccccgacagctctccatttagtgcatgtataggtacagAGCAAGTGTGTGTAATTCTGGtctgtgtgtaacaacaacagagtgtaaatttcCCCtcgtgggactaataaaggatacattattatttagagAAAAATATAGAAGAGAGTCTTGATCATGGGGAATGTCCAATTCCTGAGTGTTGAATGATTATACTACTGGATAATTATTACTGATGGGTTAACATGTAAGCAGCATATTAACGTTGCAGCTTCCTGTAATGGAAAGTCGTGTTTGGTCGTTTCAAATATTTCTTCCGATTTTATCAACTGTTCGTatgcattttaagaaaaatcttAATCTTCAAAGTAAGTACCAACCAAGGTGGCATGGTGGCCCactggttagcactgtggcctcacagcaagaaggttctggttgtgaatccaggtcgttccggcCCTGgaactggctcagatctggctGCTGGCTGCCCACATCCCCTAAACCCATCCCCTTGAGAGATGGAATGCAGGGAATGAGTTTTGCTAAAGTACCTTAACTATAACTGTCAAATATGTGAAGCAAAACAATCAAATGCAGGGAAGGAAgtccattttgttttcaaacacatgcaaatattaACACactaaatgaaatataaattcACACATATTTATTACAAGTAGCCAATCCATTTTGTTCTTACTACATTGATTTTATTCAATACAAAAGTTTTTGTGCAAATCTTATGAACACCCATGAAAAAATGAGTCAAAGTGTGGTTTCTCATGCATGCTGTGAAGCATTGTCTACATGTCTATCCTGTACAACATATGATCATTTGCATTTGATTTGAGTTTTTAATGTGAATTTGTTCACAGTCATGTCTTGGTTTGGTGATTTAATGTTGTGGTCTTATGCTGCATAGAAGGTTATCATCTGTTTTTACTCTGGTTCGGGAGCTGGATTGGGATAACGAAAGGGGTCGTACAGGTCACGTGTGAAATCATAAGGGTCAATGTAAGGGGTCTTCTGGGTGGTTGGAGCTTCAGGGACACTTTCTTTGGCTTTTGCTACTTCCTCTTTCTCCACTTTCTCTTCAGTTTGGGCCTCTGGCGCAGTAGTTTCCTGGATGGGGCGGGGAGGGTGATCAATGAGGCAGTCAGGGTCCCAGTATGGGTCACAGTCGTACTCCATAGCTTTAACAGTGATAGCAGGAGGGGGGACTGGGACAGACTTTTTGGGAGCAGGAGGAGCCGGGGGTAGTTGGGGAGGAGCAGCATCTCTTATCTTCTCCCCTGTTTTGGGCCTGCAGGCGGGGTTGACTCGTGGGTCACACAGTACCGGAACCGCCCCTGTTGGCAGGTAGACGATCTGAGGTTTGCACAGTGGATCTTTGGGATTACACAGATAGACTCTCTGAGCTTTCTCCAGAGGGTCTGGTGTGGGAGCAGGGGTggtgggagggggaggaggcTGGGTGGTGGTAGATGGTGCTGCGGTGGTAGTCAGTACACCCATGACACTTTGGTAACTGGAGGCATCTGGGCCATAGGTCCACTCCAAGTGACGCATCTGCTGATACAACATCCTGATCCTGTCGATCTCGTAGAGctgataaaacacaaacatatgtcATAGAAAAGTTGTTTTCGCTGAATAATCCAAGAAGAGTCACATACATTAGAATCAACATCAACCTACCCCTTCAATGTGCCCAATACTGTTGTAGAATCGGTAGTAGGACTGGAAATCCGGAGAGCCTCTGTACCATTTTGGGTCAATGTTCCTCTTAGGTCGAGAATTAGTCAAGAAGTTATGTGCCTGAGCAAAGCCGATGTTAACCGGATTTCCTGTGGAAGAACACAGAatgagtcatttttatttaattatctgTTATTTAGACATAAACCCAGGTAACATTGAGAGACCAGATCTGTTCTTCCAGGGAGTCCTGGTCATAAATTATAAGTGGGagagtatttattattttttttatttttaagattatcaGGCTTAGCCTTTAAATGCTCATAAGTACCAGaattattgattattgaaaCGTTAACAGGATAACTATTATTGGTGTGAAGAAAGTTAGCGCCAGCTATAACAGTCTTAAAAGTCTTACTACTTTTATGTCTGGAGATAAATACACTCATACATTAAGGAGAGTATTTAGCTCTTAAATCAgaacttaaatataaaaatacacttgAAACATACTGTGATTATATAATGTGTGTGATTAGAATCTACAAGAAGGTGGCAGATTAAATACCTCCAGGATTCTTTACTTTCATCAGAGATGTTGCTTCTAGCAAACCTGGAGGGAGGCAGAGATCACGTTAGACACCCAAACAACATAACACTCCCTCTGCAAAGCATTACACTAAAAGAGACAACCTGTGACTACAATTAtcatttcaactttttattgCTATGGTTCTCCCATAGGTCAGATGAAACAAGAATTTCACTAATTTTACTTGGACAAACCTGGCATTAGCAGCACGTAGCATAGTGCCCTCAACAGGGACACCTGGGAAATCATCCTCGACATCTGCAACTGCAATATCACACAAAAcctttattatttagtattGTGCCTTACATCACTGTTGTTATTCATAAAAGCCAATATGCAATTGAATGCATGTTAAAAGCACAAAATGAgttcaaagtaaataaatatgcCGGGACACCAAAAAATGTCCCAGACATTAACCACTACATGAAGATATTGCTGGCAAGGCAAAAACTACCTGATTAGAAAACAAATCACCTGGCAATAAGATTGTATTTCTTGTGAAGTTGCTACTTGACTTGCCATGATATCATGTCTTCAAAATTCTTCTTTATGGACATTTTCTACACAACATAAGCAAAGCAAAGCAAGGGTTGCCTTGTTTGTACAGTTCTACTTTTAAACTTgagtaaaaaagaaacctgCTCACCTGCTGTTGCATCTCACCCAGTCCTGTTCTAATCCACTGCACAACATAACTGTTCATAAATACTGCTGTTGATACTGGGGTCTTTCCATTGGCCACTGAGGTGCACGTAGGCTTGACTCCACCCCTCATGCATTTTCTGTCGAGACGTGGACGAGCTCATTAGCACAATGAGTATGAACAAGCAGTAGAAGACCAGCTTCAAACAAAATGGGACTTGTAAAGCCACAAGGAACAGTCCTGTGACAGCAGGTCACCTTCTGGGTGCACATGCAGTCCAGTTTCTTAAGGTTTCCATGGGGTCCTGGTGCTGGATGAAGCCATCAGCGGATGTAGCatgcaattaaaaaacactATGTATCTCTAAATCCATAGCtgccaaacacacaacatgttCTGAATTTCCCTTGAATTTATGGACCAAATGTGCAAAGATGGTGACATGAACTGTAGCGTAATTCTTGAGAGAACATGCCTGCAAGATAAAAATGAACCCTCTGTCCCAAAACAGCTGGATATGTCCTTTTATCTTTGATCTTGGGCAGTCAGATGACAGAGGGTGAGCCAAGTCAACTGCTGTTTAAATCCCCTGGAAATATGCAGGAATTATGGGCTAGCTTGTCCAAACACCAGGTCACTGTAACACAGCCTGGAAAATTGTTGTTTAAGGCAGGGacttcaacagggggtctgggaCCCCTAGGGGGGGCCTCAGAGTCAGtgcaggggggcctccaaattgttgtttaaaaaatgaaagtcttttaaaaaacatgaatccaTATtgttagcaaatataaatccctaCTGCCTGCTGGCCtgtaggtaaggtagtcaccaAGGGTTCACTGTTTcatatgtatgtttaacattaaaacataatttaaaaaagaaagccaaTAAGTACAACTTCAAATACAACATTCATATAGTAAGGGGTCTGTGCTCCGTCTTTCTTAGAAGCTTCAAaatgcctttttgttttgtttcacataTATTTCTAAATGCctatatattaaaaatacacatacattgcACTAATACGTTTATAaattgtattgttattgttattagcATACCAAAAACTCTTTTCCCTTGtattatatctttaaaaatgaataaataaaaggataCCAGTGTGATCCAGGCAGAATATAATGTTTGGGGCCAtgttaaacaaacaacacatttcaagTGTGAACATGAATTATTGATAATAGTAATTGATGATATATGATGTAATCCATTAGAGTCAGTTGCTTTGAGTGTGTGCGCTGCCAAATACCCATCCCAGCTCAGCCAGGTCCTACATTTCAGCCCACTAATTTTACCACATGTCCAAGTCATCTTTTGACTTTCTTCATATTCATTTTTGCCCACCTGCTCAGTGTTTGTACTTTCAACACTGGAGGAAATTCTATCCGTCAAACCAGCAGGTAAAGCAGCGATCAAAGAGTGCAAGAAGGAGCCGGGGAGTCTATGGGGGCTCTGCCAGGTGGCTAATGGTGAACATCGTACTGTAATTGCTCTGAGCAAATGACAAAAATGGAAGGGTAGGGCACCTGTTACTTTAAAtgatatacatttattttccctgTCCACTGAGACACACAGCCGCCTCACTAAATAAATCAACTAATTTTACAGAAGGTGTAAGCAgggtgaaaaacaacaacatataatGCACTTAGGAATCTGAcatgatcttttattatattttgcagGCTTGTCAGAGTAGcacttttttataacttataTATATTGGCaatattaataaacaaattgaGCCATTAGTTTAGTACATGTTACCAATGGATATCTGGATAAGCCTTGTGGCAGTCgtgctgaaatatttaaagaaaatgacaaaacagtaTGTATTACAAAAGCTTTATGATGTTGAATGAGATTCTAAATAATATCCCCATTGTACTGAGatggaaaattaaaatatgtcacTAGGATCTAGGCTATTAATTacacaatattaaaacacaccTTTTAAGGGACAATTACCCGTGTCCCAAAATCATTAAATACTTCTTAATCAAGCAGTAAACCACTTCATTGCGctgttagttttattttaagttaaagCAATAATGAAGAATATCTCACAGAATATCTGCATTACTGCAATGTACAGCAGCTTTTGTTCAACTTTAACACCACCTTCAGGGTATCAATTATCATAATTTGTGGCCCTCTGATCTTCAAGTGAAATTACACCTTGTCCTGGAGCTCTCTGCAGGACACAAGAGGATCAGCTCTAGAGTAATGTTTTGAGCTCTACACCATTCATTCCACAGCTAAGCTAACCTGTGCTTGGGCAAGATTACCACTGGGTGGTACTTTGTTTTCCTGTTGTAAAATGATGTAGCATTGCAGATGTTCAGATGAAACGTCTCTCTTGGTTGCTGCAGAAGAAGATTTGCAGAGTCAAATGGGCTGAAAAGAATCCAAATAACAAATTTGGTCTGGGCCAGTGACGGCCCACAgagtccacttctttaactcaGCCCACACCAGAATGACGATCTGTGGGTGGGGAAGACATGGCTGCAGGAGCAGGACTGTGTATGGGGAATTATATAGTCTTCTCTCAGCTGATTGGATGAACGCAGCTGGCTCTAAGGTTGTGGCGGTATATAGGACCAGACCAGGTTCAGCACTGGCAGAAGCCCGAGCTACGCCACAAGTCAACCACACTTTCCATCCGTGGTGGAGAAGAAGGGTTAGAACAGCTTGGTTCCTATGATATTTTATTACACTGAAATTCTACCTTGCACATTTTGGGAATGGGAAAGGCTAAGGGACTTGTTTTAGGATATGGGGATGACTGAGCCCATGATAATTGTGATGCTGCaactttttgtatgtgtattattataat
The window above is part of the Etheostoma cragini isolate CJK2018 chromosome 12, CSU_Ecrag_1.0, whole genome shotgun sequence genome. Proteins encoded here:
- the LOC117954868 gene encoding dynein, cytoplasmic 1, intermediate chain 2a-like isoform X5, which codes for MSDKSELKAELERKKQRIAQIREEKKRKEEEKKKKDGDSKRGAEAGSSAGHEDSDLERKRREAEMMLQSVGITPDIAHVPAPMSPSNKSVGSDAGSQDSGDGNAGPRRGAVRLGMSKVTQVDFVPKEMVSYSKETQTPTTEALTHTDQKADEEEDEDTTAPPTAEDTQDEKDEHGEEQEEDTPKELTEEEKLQVLHSEEFLSFFERGSRIVERALAEHVDVCFDYSGRDLEDKEGDLQAGAKLVLNRQFADERWTKNRVVTCLDWSPQYPELLVASYNNNEDAPHEPDGVALVWNLKYKKATPEYIFHCQSEVMSAGFAKFHPNLVVGGTYSGQIVLWDNRSNKRTPVQRTPLSAAAHTHPVYCVNVVGTQNANNLISISTDGKMCSWSLDMLSQPQDSLELVFKQSKAVAVTSMAFPLGDVNNFVVGSEDGSVYTACRHGSKAGITEVFEGHHGPVTGLSCHSAGGPVDFSHLFISASFDWTVKLWSTKSTRPLYSFEDSCDYVYDAMWSPTHPALFACVDLAGRLDLWNLNNDTEVPTASVCVEGASALNRVRWAHSGKEIATGDSEGQVQVYDVGEQICVPKADEWTRFVRTLADINENRDEAEELANV
- the LOC117954868 gene encoding dynein, cytoplasmic 1, intermediate chain 2a-like isoform X4 produces the protein MKLILHLKYKKKDGDSKRGAEAGSSAGHEDSDLERKRREAEMMLQSVGITPDIAHAQPLRVVTEDTCLFHYLVPAPMSPSNKSVGSDAGSQDSGDGNAGPRTLHWDPDPSTLQLHSDSELMGRGAVRLGMSKVTQVDFVPKEMVSYSKETQTPTTEALTHTDQKADEEEDEDTTAPPTAEDTQDEKDEHGEEQEEDTPKELTEEEKLQVLHSEEFLSFFERGSRIVERALAEHVDVCFDYSGRDLEDKEGDLQAGAKLVLNRQFADERWTKNRVVTCLDWSPQYPELLVASYNNNEDAPHEPDGVALVWNLKYKKATPEYIFHCQSEVMSAGFAKFHPNLVVGGTYSGQIVLWDNRSNKRTPVQRTPLSAAAHTHPVYCVNVVGTQNANNLISISTDGKMCSWSLDMLSQPQDSLELVFKQSKAVAVTSMAFPLGDVNNFVVGSEDGSVYTACRHGSKAGITEVFEGHHGPVTGLSCHSAGGPVDFSHLFISASFDWTVKLWSTKSTRPLYSFEDSCDYVYDAMWSPTHPALFACVDLAGRLDLWNLNNDTEVPTASVCVEGASALNRVRWAHSGKEIATGDSEGQVQVYDVGEQICVPKADEWTRFVRTLADINENRDEAEELANV
- the LOC117954868 gene encoding dynein, cytoplasmic 1, intermediate chain 2a-like isoform X2; this encodes MSDKSELKAELERKKQRIAQIREEKKRKEEEKKKKDGDSKRGAEAGSSAGHEDSDLERKRREAEMMLQSVGITPDIAHVPAPMSPSNKSVGSDAGSQDSGDGNAGPRTLHWDPDPSTLQLHSDSELMGRGAVRLGMSKVTQVDFVPKEMVSYSKETQTPTTEALTHTDQKADEEEDEDTTAPPTAEDTQDEKDEHGEEQEEDTPKELTEEEKLQVLHSEEFLSFFERGSRIVERALAEHVDVCFDYSGRDLEDKEGDLQAGAKLVLNRQFADERWTKNRVVTCLDWSPQYPELLVASYNNNEDAPHEPDGVALVWNLKYKKATPEYIFHCQSEVMSAGFAKFHPNLVVGGTYSGQIVLWDNRSNKRTPVQRTPLSAAAHTHPVYCVNVVGTQNANNLISISTDGKMCSWSLDMLSQPQDSLELVFKQSKAVAVTSMAFPLGDVNNFVVGSEDGSVYTACRHGSKAGITEVFEGHHGPVTGLSCHSAGGPVDFSHLFISASFDWTVKLWSTKSTRPLYSFEDSCDYVYDAMWSPTHPALFACVDLAGRLDLWNLNNDTEVPTASVCVEGASALNRVRWAHSGKEIATGDSEGQVQVYDVGEQICVPKADEWTRFVRTLADINENRDEAEELANV